In Aestuariibaculum lutulentum, one DNA window encodes the following:
- the recR gene encoding recombination mediator RecR produces MEFSSKLLERAVNEMSQLPGIGKRTALRLVLHMLKQPKEQTSMLVAALQTMRNDIKFCKSCNNISDVELCEICSNPNRDESVVCVVEDIRDVMAIENTSSFKGLYHVLGGKISPMDGVGPHDLNIQPLIKKVQEGKIKELIFALSSTMEGDTTNFYIYKQIQEYNIYTSTIARGISVGDELEYADEITLGRSIVNRVPFESSLKS; encoded by the coding sequence ATGGAATTCTCATCAAAATTATTGGAACGCGCAGTTAATGAAATGTCTCAGTTACCAGGTATTGGTAAACGCACGGCCTTGCGTTTGGTGCTCCATATGTTAAAGCAGCCCAAAGAACAAACGTCAATGCTTGTAGCGGCTTTACAGACAATGCGAAACGATATCAAGTTTTGCAAGTCCTGTAATAATATTAGTGATGTGGAATTGTGTGAAATATGCTCAAATCCAAACCGAGATGAATCGGTTGTTTGTGTTGTTGAAGATATTAGAGACGTGATGGCTATTGAAAATACAAGTTCATTTAAAGGCTTGTACCATGTGCTTGGTGGTAAAATTTCTCCAATGGATGGGGTGGGACCTCATGATCTTAATATTCAGCCTTTAATAAAAAAAGTTCAGGAAGGTAAAATAAAGGAGCTTATTTTTGCGTTAAGTTCTACTATGGAAGGCGACACCACTAATTTTTATATCTATAAACAGATACAGGAATATAATATTTACACCTCTACAATTGCCCGTGGTATTTCTGTTGGCGACGAATTAGAGTATGCTGATGAAATTACCTTAGGTCGGAGTATTGTGAATCGAGTCCCTTTCGAATCATCTTTAAAATCTTAA
- a CDS encoding sodium:solute symporter, whose amino-acid sequence MSATQILILIAAYFSVLILISYFTGKEDSNDAFFKANKSAPWYLVAFGMIGASLSGVTFISVPGAVETKQFGYLQVVFGYFFGYLAIAYVLLPIYYKLNLTSIYTYLKDRFGNTSYKTGSVAFLISRIVGASFRLFLVAKVLQLLVFDQYGIPFSITVIITVLLIWLYTFKGGIKTIIFTDTLQTLFMLISVVVTIFFLANALELHSISDVYNNVTSNAMSKVFFFDDVNDAQYFIKSFLSGMFITITMTGLDQDMMQKNLTCRNIKEAQKNMLSFSVVLIFVNILFLVLGLLLTQYAIQNNITARKDDLFPTIAMLPDIGFATSAFFILGLIAAAYSSADSALTSLTTSFCIDIIELDKKPEANRKRIRKQAHAFISALLVVVIIIFDALFKDVSVIWELFKAAGYTYGPLLGLFAFGIFTKQNLKDKYVWIIALVAPIFSYFINEYSVELLNGYQIGFEILIINGLLTFLGLILIRRKQH is encoded by the coding sequence ATGTCGGCAACTCAAATCTTAATCTTAATTGCAGCTTATTTTAGTGTTTTAATTTTAATCTCCTATTTCACAGGAAAGGAAGACTCTAACGATGCCTTTTTTAAGGCCAACAAATCTGCTCCATGGTATTTGGTTGCTTTTGGGATGATTGGCGCTTCGCTTTCGGGTGTGACCTTCATTTCGGTTCCTGGAGCCGTTGAAACCAAACAATTTGGATATTTACAGGTTGTTTTCGGATATTTCTTTGGCTATCTGGCTATTGCCTATGTATTGCTTCCTATTTATTATAAACTTAACTTAACCTCTATTTACACGTATTTAAAAGACCGTTTTGGAAACACCAGTTACAAAACAGGATCGGTTGCATTTTTAATTTCCAGAATCGTTGGGGCGTCATTCCGATTGTTTTTAGTTGCAAAAGTTTTACAGCTTTTGGTATTCGACCAATATGGCATTCCTTTTTCGATTACTGTAATTATTACCGTATTACTTATTTGGCTTTATACCTTTAAAGGCGGCATAAAAACCATCATTTTTACCGATACGCTTCAAACCTTATTCATGCTCATATCGGTTGTGGTTACCATTTTCTTTTTAGCTAATGCTTTAGAACTTCATAGTATTTCTGATGTGTACAACAATGTAACATCGAATGCTATGAGTAAAGTCTTCTTTTTTGATGATGTTAACGATGCACAGTATTTTATAAAAAGCTTTTTATCTGGTATGTTTATCACCATTACCATGACCGGACTGGATCAGGATATGATGCAGAAAAATTTAACCTGCCGAAATATAAAGGAAGCTCAAAAAAATATGCTTTCATTTAGTGTGGTTTTAATTTTTGTAAATATCCTATTCCTGGTTTTAGGACTTTTGCTAACGCAATATGCCATTCAAAATAATATTACAGCAAGAAAGGACGATTTATTTCCGACCATTGCCATGTTACCAGACATCGGCTTCGCCACTTCAGCCTTTTTTATCCTAGGTTTAATTGCGGCGGCTTACAGTAGTGCAGACTCTGCCTTAACCTCTTTAACAACATCGTTTTGTATAGATATTATTGAATTAGATAAAAAACCTGAAGCCAACAGAAAACGTATTAGAAAGCAAGCCCATGCCTTTATTAGTGCACTTCTTGTTGTTGTCATTATTATTTTCGATGCTTTATTTAAAGACGTTTCCGTGATTTGGGAACTGTTTAAAGCTGCGGGATATACTTACGGACCATTACTTGGCTTGTTCGCTTTCGGTATTTTCACCAAACAAAATCTAAAAGACAAGTACGTTTGGATTATCGCTTTGGTAGCTCCAATATTCTCTTATTTCATCAATGAATATTCCGTTGAATTGCTTAACGGCTACCAAATTGGGTTTGAAATATTAATCATTAACGGACTACTTACCTTTTTAGGTTTAATACTGATTCGTAGAAAGCAGCACTAA
- a CDS encoding CoA-binding protein, with product MNKKTLVLGASLKPGRYSNYAIHKLVEENFEVVAIGNLKGEVEGVKIDTDQLPYEGIHTVTLYLNPKNQIPYYDYIVSLKPQRIIFNPGTENPELFVILKENNIYFETACSLVLLSTNQY from the coding sequence ATGAATAAGAAAACACTTGTGCTTGGCGCCTCTTTAAAACCCGGTAGATATTCTAATTATGCAATTCATAAATTAGTGGAAGAGAATTTTGAAGTCGTGGCTATCGGAAACCTTAAAGGTGAGGTCGAAGGAGTTAAAATTGATACTGACCAATTACCTTATGAAGGTATTCATACCGTGACCTTATATTTAAATCCGAAGAATCAGATACCCTATTACGATTATATTGTTTCGTTAAAACCACAGCGCATAATATTTAACCCCGGAACAGAAAATCCGGAGTTATTTGTTATTTTAAAGGAGAATAATATTTATTTTGAAACAGCCTGTTCGTTAGTGCTGCTTTCTACGAATCAGTATTAA
- a CDS encoding outer membrane beta-barrel family protein produces MKKLLALCLIVVLSTIEAFALSTDKKGTIFGTVLDANLNQPLPYVNIVIKSSNGSIITGGITQENGSFKIEKLEEGNIVVNIQYIGYKTVNKPIFIGKNSYDINLGNILLEEEAEGLDEVTVVADVSSIQQKVDRKIITIGKDLAATGSASQLMVGIPSVSIDEQTGDISLRGNQNVRVMVDGKLSNIPTAQLLKQIPSTAIKSIELITNPSAKYNPEGMSGIINIILHKNTMQGFNGNVSVGLTHEYEAKFNSSLDLNYRNGKFNFYGSYSNDISKNRNNGYVYRPENNSEQFFNFLDKRKSHLYKVGVDFYLNEKNTISVFTTQNTSENSTYGKTDAIFYDDEIYNQSQIFNSTGNNNSSQYNFDYKLDFKKEGHNIEFEADYNVFDDESPVDFTFLLGPNEDYKDFNFTDRESITLNLDYVNPLSETAKLEAGLQARLFNSEIAYSSTGQTLNSEGILRPTPDTNFDYTRDIYSAYATYSKSFEKLNYQIGLRAENVKEDAYALSSEAESTQRFKNDYFELYPSAFFTYTPSEKNAYQLSYSRRVDRPGIGQVNPIKEWSTPLISSYGNINLEPQFTNSIEANYTRTLNKHKGTVTGGVFYRIISNEINRALFIDRSDVTSGRVILTHDNFDDTSAFGMELSSNYRPFKWWNINGSFDLYSQTQKGIAEELTVPIENATVNDIETNIDEVDNVLWNLRMYNNFSLSKTVSLTAFGFYRGKNKTIQFERKPMYFVNLGARVAFAQGRGMLSLNYNDIFNTMEFAFYGEKPFIQEGAFNWESNTWNVGLSYRFGGGKYKAKSRKNRDNNTKSGGGGFM; encoded by the coding sequence ATGAAAAAACTACTGGCACTATGCTTAATAGTTGTCCTGTCTACTATTGAAGCTTTTGCTTTATCTACAGACAAAAAAGGTACTATTTTCGGTACCGTATTAGACGCTAATTTAAACCAACCCTTACCTTATGTAAATATCGTTATAAAATCATCCAACGGATCAATTATCACAGGCGGTATCACCCAGGAAAACGGGTCGTTTAAAATTGAAAAATTAGAGGAAGGCAATATCGTTGTCAATATTCAATATATTGGTTACAAAACTGTAAACAAACCCATTTTTATAGGAAAAAACAGCTACGACATTAATTTAGGGAATATTCTTTTGGAGGAAGAAGCCGAAGGTTTAGACGAAGTTACTGTCGTTGCCGATGTCTCATCCATTCAACAAAAAGTGGATAGAAAAATAATAACCATTGGTAAAGATCTGGCAGCAACCGGAAGCGCATCACAACTTATGGTTGGGATTCCATCTGTAAGTATCGATGAGCAAACCGGAGATATTAGCTTACGCGGAAACCAAAACGTTCGGGTTATGGTCGATGGTAAACTATCTAATATTCCAACAGCCCAGTTACTAAAACAAATTCCTTCAACGGCTATTAAATCCATAGAACTTATTACCAATCCTTCGGCAAAATATAATCCTGAAGGTATGAGTGGTATTATCAATATCATTCTTCATAAAAACACCATGCAAGGTTTTAACGGCAATGTTTCTGTAGGACTTACTCATGAATATGAAGCGAAATTCAACAGTTCTCTGGATTTAAATTATCGCAACGGGAAATTTAATTTTTACGGAAGTTATAGCAACGACATCTCAAAAAACAGAAATAACGGCTACGTTTACAGACCTGAAAATAATTCTGAACAGTTTTTCAATTTTCTGGACAAAAGGAAATCACATCTATACAAAGTTGGGGTTGATTTTTATTTAAACGAGAAAAACACCATTTCTGTTTTCACCACACAAAACACCTCTGAAAATAGCACTTATGGTAAAACAGATGCCATTTTTTACGATGATGAAATCTATAACCAAAGTCAGATTTTCAATTCTACCGGAAACAACAATTCGTCTCAATACAATTTTGACTATAAATTAGATTTTAAAAAAGAAGGACACAATATTGAATTTGAAGCCGATTACAATGTGTTTGACGATGAAAGCCCAGTTGATTTCACCTTTCTTCTTGGCCCAAATGAAGATTATAAAGATTTTAATTTTACCGATCGAGAAAGTATTACTCTAAACTTAGATTATGTAAACCCACTTTCTGAAACTGCAAAATTAGAAGCCGGTCTGCAAGCACGATTGTTTAATTCGGAGATTGCTTATTCATCAACCGGGCAAACCCTAAATAGTGAAGGTATTTTAAGACCAACACCAGATACTAATTTCGACTACACCAGAGATATTTATTCGGCGTATGCAACTTACAGTAAATCTTTCGAAAAATTGAACTACCAAATCGGCCTGCGTGCTGAAAATGTAAAAGAAGATGCCTATGCTTTATCTTCAGAAGCTGAAAGTACGCAACGATTTAAAAATGATTATTTTGAATTATATCCTTCAGCATTTTTCACCTATACGCCTTCAGAAAAAAATGCCTATCAGCTCAGTTATAGTCGTCGTGTTGATCGTCCAGGCATTGGTCAGGTCAACCCAATTAAAGAATGGAGTACGCCATTAATTTCGTCTTACGGTAATATTAATTTAGAACCTCAATTCACCAATTCCATCGAAGCCAATTATACCAGAACCCTTAACAAACACAAGGGAACCGTTACCGGCGGTGTGTTTTACAGAATAATCTCGAATGAAATTAATAGAGCCCTATTTATCGACAGAAGTGATGTGACTTCGGGAAGAGTCATTTTAACTCACGACAATTTTGACGACACCTCAGCCTTTGGAATGGAACTATCGAGTAATTACCGTCCTTTTAAATGGTGGAATATTAATGGTAGCTTCGATTTATACTCTCAAACCCAAAAGGGTATTGCTGAAGAATTAACCGTACCTATTGAAAATGCAACTGTTAACGATATAGAAACCAATATTGATGAAGTAGACAATGTGCTATGGAATTTAAGAATGTACAACAACTTTAGTCTTAGTAAAACAGTTAGTCTAACCGCCTTTGGATTTTACCGTGGAAAAAACAAAACCATTCAGTTTGAGAGAAAACCAATGTATTTTGTTAATCTTGGAGCTCGTGTGGCATTTGCCCAAGGCCGAGGCATGTTGAGTTTAAATTACAACGATATTTTCAACACCATGGAATTCGCCTTTTATGGAGAGAAACCGTTTATACAGGAAGGTGCCTTTAACTGGGAAAGCAACACCTGGAATGTTGGATTATCCTATAGATTTGGTGGAGGAAAATACAAAGCAAAATCAAGAAAAAACAGAGATAATAATACCAAATCTGGTGGTGGCGGATTTATGTAA
- a CDS encoding 3-oxoacyl-ACP synthase III family protein has product MYNSKIIGLGKYVPDHVVTNQDLSKMMDTNDEWIQERTGIQERRWVKEGSGDTTATMGIKAAKVAIERAGIDKDDIDFIIFATLSPDMYFPGPGVQVQHALDIKTVGALDVRNQCSGFVYALSVADNFIKTGMYKNVLVIGSELHSHGLDKTTRGRGVSVIFGDGAGAAVLTREEDNTKGILSTHLHAQGEHAEELVLMAPGMGTRWVNDILADNDPNDESYYPYMNGQFVFKNAVVRFSEVIMEGLLKNNLTSEAIDMLIPHQANLRIAQFIQKKFNLKDDQVFNNIQKYGNTTAASIPIALTEAWEEGKIKEGDTVVLAAFGSGFTWGSVIINW; this is encoded by the coding sequence ATGTATAATTCAAAAATTATTGGCTTAGGAAAGTATGTACCGGATCATGTGGTAACCAACCAGGATTTATCTAAAATGATGGATACCAATGATGAATGGATTCAGGAACGTACAGGAATACAGGAGCGCCGATGGGTGAAAGAAGGAAGTGGAGATACCACGGCCACCATGGGTATTAAAGCCGCTAAAGTGGCGATTGAGCGCGCAGGGATTGATAAAGATGATATCGATTTTATCATATTCGCGACCTTGAGTCCGGATATGTATTTCCCAGGACCGGGTGTTCAGGTGCAACATGCCTTAGATATAAAAACTGTGGGAGCTTTAGATGTTAGAAACCAGTGTTCAGGTTTTGTTTATGCGCTTTCTGTTGCCGACAATTTTATTAAAACCGGTATGTATAAAAATGTTCTGGTTATAGGTAGTGAATTGCATTCTCACGGATTAGATAAAACAACTCGGGGACGTGGAGTTTCGGTGATTTTTGGAGATGGAGCAGGTGCAGCTGTATTAACCAGAGAAGAAGATAATACAAAGGGCATTTTATCAACCCATTTACATGCTCAGGGAGAGCATGCCGAAGAATTGGTATTAATGGCTCCTGGTATGGGAACGCGTTGGGTAAATGATATTTTGGCAGATAACGACCCGAATGATGAAAGTTACTATCCGTATATGAACGGACAGTTTGTGTTTAAAAATGCCGTAGTTCGTTTTAGCGAGGTGATAATGGAAGGTCTACTGAAAAATAATTTAACGTCTGAAGCCATCGACATGCTTATTCCACATCAGGCGAACTTACGTATCGCTCAGTTTATTCAAAAGAAATTTAATTTGAAGGATGATCAGGTATTTAATAATATCCAGAAATATGGTAATACAACGGCAGCATCAATTCCTATTGCGCTAACGGAAGCTTGGGAAGAAGGCAAAATAAAAGAAGGAGACACGGTGGTTTTAGCTGCTTTCGGAAGCGGTTTCACCTGGGGTAGTGTGATTATCAACTGGTAA
- a CDS encoding alpha/beta hydrolase family protein, translating to MKKILFYCFLVTGLTIHGQENLTYQKPSKEILELATAPLAPSIRIDSKGANMVFLYRSNFKSIATLSETEMRLGGLRINPKTNISSRERYYNHLKVRVGRKSLESDVSGLPTNPRFSNFSWSPNQEKMAFTNTTSNGVELWVLDIATKSAKKITNDNLNANTGNPFYWFKDNASLLIKVLPKTRQDLIDTKTAVPTGPTISESEAGVMAQNRTYQDLLKNKTDEHNFEQLVTSELHKVDLNGKESSWMASDMYSDISFSPDGNYIMVETIKKPFSYLVPYSRFPSATKIYDTNAKLIKNILEVPLIEDLPQGFMAVRTGMRNLSWRDDQPATLVWAEALDQGDPAVEVDFRDEIFQQKAPFSDQPTSLLKTINRYAGIEWGNETTAIAFDRWWNTRNTKAYIFNPSNNKLKPEIIYDRNYQDVYSNPGNPVTSRNEYGRYTLNINRNKIFLIGDGYTENGKFPFVDEFDLNTKKTTRLYQSSLKDKIEDIAMAIDINKGEILVRVESKNEYPNYYVRNIKKRMAPVPLTLFENPFKSIQDVHKEIIKYKRYDGLELTGTLYLPTDYEPGKKYPMVMWAYPREYKDKSSAGQSTSNSNEFTYPSYGSPIFWITKGYVVLDDASFPIVGEGDEEPNDTFIKQLVGNAKAAIDAVDDLGYIDRNKVAVGGHSYGAFMTANLLSHSNLFAAGIARSGAYNRTLTPFGFQSEERNYWEAPEIYYNMSPFMHADTMKTPLLLIHGEADNNSGTYPLQSERYFNALKGLGAPVRLVMLPKESHGYAAEESILHLLWEQDQWLEKHVKNRKVEE from the coding sequence ATGAAAAAAATTCTATTTTACTGTTTTCTTGTCACCGGACTTACTATTCATGGGCAAGAAAACTTAACCTATCAAAAACCTTCTAAAGAAATCTTAGAACTTGCGACTGCTCCTTTGGCTCCTTCCATTCGAATTGATAGTAAAGGAGCAAATATGGTATTTCTATACCGCAGTAATTTCAAAAGCATTGCTACATTATCGGAAACCGAAATGCGTTTAGGTGGTTTACGTATTAATCCGAAAACCAACATAAGTAGTAGAGAACGTTATTATAACCATTTAAAAGTTCGTGTTGGAAGAAAAAGCTTGGAAAGTGACGTTTCAGGATTACCTACAAACCCAAGATTTTCTAATTTTTCATGGTCTCCTAATCAGGAAAAAATGGCATTTACAAATACAACCTCTAACGGTGTTGAACTTTGGGTATTGGATATTGCCACAAAATCAGCTAAAAAAATCACGAACGATAATTTAAACGCTAATACAGGAAATCCTTTTTACTGGTTTAAAGATAATGCCTCTTTGCTAATTAAAGTTTTACCTAAAACAAGACAAGATCTTATTGACACAAAAACAGCTGTTCCAACCGGTCCTACAATTTCCGAAAGTGAAGCTGGTGTTATGGCACAAAACAGAACGTATCAGGATTTACTTAAAAACAAAACTGACGAACATAATTTTGAACAGCTGGTAACTTCAGAATTACACAAAGTAGATTTAAATGGTAAAGAATCATCATGGATGGCTAGTGATATGTATTCTGACATTTCCTTTTCACCGGATGGGAATTACATTATGGTAGAAACCATAAAAAAACCCTTTTCATATCTGGTTCCTTATTCCAGATTCCCCTCGGCAACTAAAATTTATGACACCAATGCCAAACTTATTAAAAACATTTTAGAAGTTCCTTTAATTGAAGATTTACCTCAGGGGTTTATGGCTGTTAGAACAGGTATGCGTAATCTATCCTGGAGAGACGACCAGCCGGCAACACTTGTTTGGGCAGAAGCCTTAGATCAAGGAGACCCTGCTGTAGAAGTCGACTTTAGAGACGAGATATTCCAACAAAAAGCACCCTTTTCAGACCAGCCAACATCGTTATTAAAAACCATTAATCGCTATGCAGGTATTGAATGGGGTAATGAAACTACCGCTATCGCTTTTGATAGATGGTGGAACACCAGAAACACTAAAGCTTATATCTTTAATCCTTCCAACAATAAATTAAAACCAGAGATTATTTACGATAGAAATTATCAGGATGTATACAGCAATCCTGGTAATCCTGTAACGTCCAGAAATGAATACGGACGTTATACATTAAATATTAATAGAAATAAAATATTTTTAATTGGTGATGGTTATACCGAAAACGGGAAATTTCCTTTTGTTGATGAATTCGATTTAAACACAAAAAAAACAACCAGACTATATCAATCTTCACTCAAAGACAAAATAGAAGATATAGCTATGGCTATAGATATTAACAAAGGTGAAATTTTAGTTCGAGTAGAATCTAAAAACGAATACCCAAACTACTATGTAAGAAATATTAAGAAACGTATGGCTCCCGTGCCTCTTACTCTGTTTGAAAATCCGTTTAAAAGTATTCAGGATGTTCATAAAGAAATCATCAAATACAAACGCTATGATGGTTTAGAACTAACCGGAACCTTATACTTACCTACCGACTACGAACCAGGTAAAAAGTACCCTATGGTGATGTGGGCGTACCCCAGAGAATACAAAGACAAAAGCAGTGCCGGACAAAGCACCTCCAACTCTAACGAATTTACGTATCCTTCTTATGGCTCACCAATTTTCTGGATTACAAAAGGCTATGTGGTTTTAGACGATGCTTCTTTCCCAATTGTTGGTGAAGGTGACGAAGAACCTAACGACACCTTTATTAAACAATTAGTTGGAAATGCTAAAGCTGCAATTGATGCTGTTGACGACTTAGGTTATATAGACAGAAATAAAGTGGCTGTTGGCGGACATTCCTATGGGGCATTCATGACCGCTAACTTACTTTCTCACTCTAACCTATTTGCTGCAGGAATTGCCAGAAGTGGTGCTTACAACAGAACACTTACCCCATTCGGCTTCCAAAGTGAAGAACGCAATTACTGGGAAGCCCCGGAAATATATTATAATATGTCGCCATTTATGCATGCCGATACCATGAAAACCCCATTATTATTAATTCATGGTGAAGCAGACAATAATTCCGGAACATACCCACTACAAAGTGAGCGTTATTTTAATGCCTTAAAAGGATTAGGCGCTCCTGTAAGATTAGTTATGTTACCTAAAGAAAGTCATGGTTATGCAGCTGAAGAATCTATACTTCACCTGTTATGGGAACAAGACCAATGGTTAGAAAAACACGTAAAAAACAGGAAAGTAGAAGAATAA
- the htpG gene encoding molecular chaperone HtpG — translation MTKGNINVSVENIFPLIKKFLYSDHEIFLRELISNGTDATLKLKHLTSIGESTSEYGNPQIEVKIDKEGKKLHIIDQGIGMSAEEVEKYINQVAFSGAEEFLDKYKDSAKDSGIIGHFGLGFYSAFMVAEKVEIITKSHTGAPAAHWTCDGSPEFTLEEGTKEDRGTEIILHIAEDSTEFLEESRIRELLLKYNKFMPIPIKFGTKEVNDPEHEPATITDKDGKETKEPHRKITVDNIINNPNPAWTKQPTDLEDEDYKNFYRELYPMQFEDPLFHIHLNVDYPFNLTGILYFPKLGQDMNIQRDKIQLYQNQVFVTDNVEGIVPEFLTMLRGVIDSPDIPLNVSRSYLQADGAVKKISSYITRKVADKLKSLFNNNREDFEAKWNDIKVVIEYGMLSEEKFFEKADAFALYPTVDGTYYTYEELYNKIKANQTDKDGKLVVLYASNTDAQHSYIEAAKAKNYEVLLLDSPIVSHLIQKLETTKENISFARVDGDHIDNLIKKDETTISKLDDDQKKVLDELLKEVIPSEKFMVQLEAMDSNASPFIITQPEFMRRMKEMQATGGGGMNMFGNMPEMYNLVVNTNSDLVSDILNKGDKAEQERLINQSLDLARLSQGLLKGEELTNFIKRSYEILK, via the coding sequence ATGACAAAAGGAAATATTAATGTTTCGGTTGAAAACATCTTCCCGCTCATTAAAAAATTCTTATACAGCGACCACGAAATCTTTTTACGTGAATTAATAAGTAATGGTACCGATGCCACTTTAAAATTAAAACACCTTACCAGTATAGGTGAGTCAACTTCAGAATATGGCAACCCACAAATTGAAGTTAAAATAGACAAAGAAGGAAAAAAACTTCACATTATCGATCAAGGTATTGGTATGAGTGCTGAAGAAGTTGAGAAATACATCAACCAGGTAGCATTCTCTGGTGCTGAAGAGTTTTTAGACAAATACAAAGATTCTGCTAAAGATTCTGGTATTATTGGTCACTTTGGTTTAGGATTCTACTCAGCATTTATGGTGGCTGAAAAAGTGGAAATCATCACTAAATCTCATACTGGTGCACCTGCTGCACACTGGACCTGTGATGGTTCTCCTGAATTTACTTTAGAAGAAGGAACTAAAGAAGACAGAGGAACAGAAATTATTCTTCACATTGCTGAAGATTCTACCGAATTCCTTGAAGAATCTCGTATTCGTGAGTTACTTTTAAAATACAACAAGTTCATGCCTATTCCAATTAAATTTGGAACTAAGGAAGTAAACGATCCTGAGCATGAACCTGCAACCATTACCGATAAAGACGGTAAAGAAACTAAAGAGCCACACAGAAAAATTACAGTTGATAATATTATCAACAACCCAAACCCGGCATGGACAAAGCAACCAACCGATTTAGAAGACGAGGATTATAAAAACTTCTACCGTGAGTTGTACCCAATGCAGTTTGAAGATCCGTTATTCCACATTCATTTAAATGTAGATTATCCGTTTAACTTAACAGGTATTTTATACTTCCCTAAGTTAGGACAGGATATGAATATCCAAAGAGATAAAATTCAGTTATACCAAAATCAGGTGTTCGTAACCGATAATGTTGAAGGTATAGTGCCTGAATTCTTAACGATGTTACGTGGTGTTATTGATTCGCCTGACATTCCATTAAACGTTTCGCGTTCGTACTTACAGGCTGACGGTGCCGTTAAAAAGATTTCATCGTACATTACCCGTAAAGTTGCCGATAAATTAAAATCCTTATTCAACAATAACCGTGAAGATTTTGAAGCGAAATGGAACGACATTAAAGTGGTAATTGAATACGGTATGCTTTCTGAAGAAAAATTCTTCGAAAAAGCCGATGCATTTGCTTTATACCCAACGGTGGATGGAACGTATTACACTTACGAAGAGCTTTACAATAAAATTAAAGCAAACCAAACCGATAAAGATGGTAAGTTAGTGGTGCTTTATGCCTCAAATACCGATGCACAACACAGTTATATTGAAGCTGCCAAAGCGAAAAACTATGAGGTTCTGTTATTAGATTCTCCAATTGTTTCGCATTTAATCCAAAAACTGGAAACCACTAAAGAAAACATTTCTTTTGCACGTGTAGATGGTGACCACATCGATAATTTAATTAAGAAAGATGAAACTACAATTTCTAAATTAGATGACGACCAGAAGAAAGTTTTAGATGAATTATTAAAAGAAGTTATTCCTTCTGAAAAATTCATGGTACAATTAGAAGCTATGGACAGTAATGCATCGCCTTTTATTATCACGCAACCGGAATTTATGCGTCGTATGAAAGAAATGCAGGCTACCGGAGGTGGCGGTATGAACATGTTTGGTAACATGCCAGAAATGTACAACTTAGTTGTTAACACCAACTCCGATTTAGTTAGCGATATTTTAAACAAAGGTGATAAAGCCGAACAAGAACGCTTAATTAACCAAAGTTTAGATTTAGCACGTTTATCTCAAGGTCTATTAAAAGGTGAAGAACTAACAAACTTCATTAAACGCAGCTACGAGATTTTAAAGTAA